In a single window of the Thunnus thynnus unplaced genomic scaffold, fThuThy2.1 SCAFFOLD_92, whole genome shotgun sequence genome:
- the LOC137178754 gene encoding transmembrane protein 272-like, with product MSIMPIAQLVMGAVYKNDCPQQPYIPIYLMVMGIITMLSLFSTMAYNSGSLGIVCSGLVSLFLFCWFIAGNVWIYSIYEPNYNKTTTSVEPYCDKTVYLFAFWTTNLSYILLGLVMLCGCCMGLLSCCGD from the exons ATGTCCATCATGCCCATTGCTCAGCTAGTAATGG GAGCAGTGTACAAAAATGACTGTCCACAGCAGCCCTACATCCCCATCTATTTAATGGTAATGGGAATCATCACAATGCTGTCCTTGTTCTCCACCATGGCTTACAATTCTGGAAGTCTCGGCATTGTCTGCAGCGGCCtggtctctctcttcctcttctgctggTTCATCGCTG GTAATGTGTGGATTTACTCCATCTACGAACCCAACTACAATAAGACAACAACCAGCGTGGAACCCTACTGTGACAAGACGGTCTACCTGTTTGCCTTCTGGACCACCAACCTGTCCTACATCCTGTTAGGTCTTGTGATGTTGTGTGGCTGTTGCATGGGCCTCCTGTCTTGTTGTGGTGATTAA